The nucleotide window CCGAGGGCAAGTTTATTTATCAATCCCTGTAACCATACGCATTATACGCTCTAAATAATTATACCGTGTCGCATAGGTGAGCTCCTTCGATTTGTTTTTGCTGTCGATGAAAATGCGGGTATGAGTTTCCGGCGGCCATTGTTCGTAGTAGGGAGTCGTTACTTCCAGGTAGTCGATCTGTATGTCGGCTTTCGTACCCTTGGCCAGGCTTTGAGTTACATTTTGAAATACGAGATATTCGGTGGGGTTCGGTGTGTCGCCCATCACAGTATTCCCGCGATACAAATTGCGGGGATATTCGCTGAGCGGAACTTCCCACTGATAAAATTGTGGATCCTCTGGTGAGGCCTTAATGGCAATATCGGGATGATCGACCTGCACGGTGGTTTCGGAGTTATTACTCGGCTGATTTCCGAACTGTAATCGAAGACTTGGGAATTTTCCTTTTTCGGTTGAGACATGGGACGCTCTTACGCGAACCTGAAGGATCCCGGTGTCCGGTAGGAAATCGCCCAGATCCATAGTCTGGTCTTTGCCGATCGGGATGATCAAAACATCCGGGGAAAGCGCGGGCACCTCAAGTTTGGTGAGACTGGGTGAATAAGACTGCTTGGCACCGCTGTAACGCCACGTGGCTTTGATGCCTTTGTTGGTGTGCAAATTCTTGAAGTGCGTGTTAACTGGGTTGAAATCATGTCTCTCTTCTACGGTTTCCAAAGCTCGTTTTAGCTTTGCCGGATCGTTCTCATTTCGTTTTTTGGCTGTTTCCAAATCCTGGAAATATTTGATCTCCATCTGGGTGGCACCCTCGTCCATGGTGATGCCGTAGTAAAGCGTTTCCGGTTGCTCTCCGCGCACGGTGGCTTTCTGGAGTGCCTTGCGCCCGATCTCGCGGTAGGACTCAAACTGCATGACCGACATTTGGAGCATCTCCGAGCTATTTTCAAAACCGTCCGCCGAATTCGTTTCCGGCGGCAGATCCTTGGCGAAGTCGTAAGAAAGCCCGAGCAGATCCTGCAGCGCGTAGTTGTATTCGTAACGCGTCATGCGGCGAAAGGACGAGTGTCCCTGCTCACTGCGGCGCATCTGGGAAGCCACCTGGATTTCGGAAGTGAGCCATTCAATAACTGTACTGCGATCTTCGTCGGTCATCTCTTCTTCGTCCTCCGGAGGCATTTCGCCATTGGTCACCACATCCATGACGTCCAACCACCAATTCACATCACCCCCGCGGAAAAGATCGGGGTTCAAGGTATCGATACGGAAATCACCTTTCTGCTTCTTCTCGCCGTGACACTTGTAGCACGTCTCCTTCAACACCGGCTCAATCTCTTTACGAAATACGTCCAGCGAAGGCTCCGGAGCTCCCTTGCTGTGGGGCCGCGTCTGTTGTTTCTTGAAACTGGATTGTATGGCTCCTGCTTTCCTGACTTTCTCAAGCGAGGGGAGAGTTGACCCAGGCTCGGCCTGAACCGTGGCATTCTGCAAGACGCATGCCAGGGAAATAGTAAGGCAACGTTTCCACATGGAATCTGAAATAGGTCTGAACATGCTTAGGGGTGGACTTCAAGGTAGGGAGGAACCCAACGATTCCTAAAAAGAAATTAATTGAGGACTTGAACCGGATTGTCTAACAATAAAAATAGCAGAACCACTGATGGCACTGATTTACACTGGCCTGGAATCTCCTCCGTTTCCTTCTGTTTAAATGACTTATTACTGCCTCATGGAATTTCGCGCCATTTCGCGTATTTCGTAGTTACAATAATACCGGTTTTTAAAATTGAACCACTGATGGCTTAGAGCAGCAGAGCCGCAACCAAAGTTTAACCACAGATTACTCAGATGGGCACAGATATTGTAAATATGAACCCACGAATGGACACCAAGTGACACGAATCATGAGGTAGGGACCGATCGCCGAGCGGTCCGATATCCGGAAAGGTTTGTCCGTTCATTTTTTTATTTGAACAGGAGTCTGCTTTCGGTTTTTAGCGTAATTCAGTGCTTTTCGTAGTTAAAGAATTCTTCTTTGAACTTATTTTTTGAACAGAAGCCAACAGAGTAAGCAGAGAAAAAAGAATTCCCATAGATTGTTTATTTGGTGGTCGGAGTAAGATGTGCCAGTTACGGACCAAATTAAAATATGAACAACGAAAAGTGCTAAATTACGCGAAACAAGACGGTCATTCTATTTTCGCGCCTTTTCGATTATTTGTTAGGTTCAAAGACAAGCGCGGATTTACTGGTACACTTGTGCCTGCCATACGGCTTTAGGCGTGACAGAGTATCAACCTCCCTCTCAAATCATAGGAGATTAAACCATGTATATCTCTCAAATAATCTTCTGTCTCGCAAACGATCTAGAACCTGAAACACCTACCAGCGAATTAAGGAGGACCTGCAGATGGAGCGCGTAAGATTGGGAGAGAGCGGTCTGTCTGTTTCGCCAATTTCCTTTGGCACCTGGCAGTTGAGCCCGCGGTTTTGGGGAGAGCAATCCAAGGACGAAGCCATGGCGGCGATGAAACTGGCTTTCGAAAAAGGTATCAACTTTTTCGACACAGCTGAGGCCTACGGCGATGGCTACGCCGAAACAGTGCTTGGCGAAGTAATCCAGGAGCTTCCTCGAGACGAGCTGGTTATTGCGACGAAAGTGTTTAATCGCTTCAAGCCGGATGGTTCCCGCTACCCTGACTTGTCGCCCGAGCACATCGCGGAACGATGCGAGTTGTCGTTGAAGCGATTGGGAGTCGAAACCATCGATCTTTACTTCCTCCATCTATTCGATCCATTGACACCGTTTGCCGACATAGCCGGTGTTCTCCAAGAGCTGAAAGAGCAGGGCAAAGTACGGAGTTTAGGTTTGAGTAATCACTCGGTGGAACAATGTCGTGCGCAGCGCAGGCATGGTCCCTATTCCGTCGTACAACCGCCTTATAGCCTAATAGATCCAGCGGGAGAAACGGACTTAATTCCCTACTGCCAATCGGAAAATATCGGTGTGATGATTTACTCGCCCATGCATAAAGGTTTGCTTTCAGGAAAGTACAGCGGCGAGGAGACATTTACCGATTTTCGTAGAAATGATCCCGACTTCCAGGGCGACCGATTCAAGGAATTGTGTGCCAAAGTCCAAAGCCTGAAGCCCATCGCTGAACGTTATGATCTGACGATCTACCAATTGATCCTTGCCGCCACGCTGATGCATCCATCCATTCAAGTGGCCATATGCGGAATCAAAACTCCGCTACAAATCGAGGAAGCTGTTGGAGCCATCGGAAAACGCCTGTCGCGCGAGGATTATTTTGCCGTTCGCAATACCGTCGGCCCCGGCAGTCCGAAACCACCCGATGCCAGTGGCAAAAAGAAGTAGTTCAAAACAGTAAATTCATCTCGTGACATGGAAGTTGCCTCAGGCCAATGAATCACCAGAATCCGTCGCCATGAAGAAACCCACTTCCCTGATCGTTTGCACCTTTTTCTGTATCGTTTTTGGGCCCGCCTTACAAGCGGCTGATGCGCCCATCGAGATTCCTCTTTGGCCTAACGGGTTGCCCGGAGGAAAATCGGTGACGCTAGAAGAGGTTTGGACCGAACGACCTATCACAGACGGGACGGACACAAAGGTGGACCGCTCGGTCAAAGATATCTCCCATCCAACGATGACGGTTTATCTCCCGGCCAAACCCAACGCGCAACGAACCTCCATCGTCATTTTGCCAGGCGGCGGATTTTCACACCTCGCCATCGATAAAGAGGGACACGATATCGCCCGCTGGCTAAATTCAAAGGGCATCGCCGGAATCGTCGTCAAATACCGGGTCGTTCATCCCGCCAGTGGGTTCCATGTCTACAACGCCTCGGTTCCCGATTGCCTGCGCGCGATCAGACTCGTGCGACACCACGCCAAAGAATGGAAACTGGATCCCTCGAACGTTGGCGTAATGG belongs to Verrucomicrobiota bacterium and includes:
- a CDS encoding DUF1587 domain-containing protein; its protein translation is MFRPISDSMWKRCLTISLACVLQNATVQAEPGSTLPSLEKVRKAGAIQSSFKKQQTRPHSKGAPEPSLDVFRKEIEPVLKETCYKCHGEKKQKGDFRIDTLNPDLFRGGDVNWWLDVMDVVTNGEMPPEDEEEMTDEDRSTVIEWLTSEIQVASQMRRSEQGHSSFRRMTRYEYNYALQDLLGLSYDFAKDLPPETNSADGFENSSEMLQMSVMQFESYREIGRKALQKATVRGEQPETLYYGITMDEGATQMEIKYFQDLETAKKRNENDPAKLKRALETVEERHDFNPVNTHFKNLHTNKGIKATWRYSGAKQSYSPSLTKLEVPALSPDVLIIPIGKDQTMDLGDFLPDTGILQVRVRASHVSTEKGKFPSLRLQFGNQPSNNSETTVQVDHPDIAIKASPEDPQFYQWEVPLSEYPRNLYRGNTVMGDTPNPTEYLVFQNVTQSLAKGTKADIQIDYLEVTTPYYEQWPPETHTRIFIDSKNKSKELTYATRYNYLERIMRMVTGIDK
- a CDS encoding aldo/keto reductase, whose product is MERVRLGESGLSVSPISFGTWQLSPRFWGEQSKDEAMAAMKLAFEKGINFFDTAEAYGDGYAETVLGEVIQELPRDELVIATKVFNRFKPDGSRYPDLSPEHIAERCELSLKRLGVETIDLYFLHLFDPLTPFADIAGVLQELKEQGKVRSLGLSNHSVEQCRAQRRHGPYSVVQPPYSLIDPAGETDLIPYCQSENIGVMIYSPMHKGLLSGKYSGEETFTDFRRNDPDFQGDRFKELCAKVQSLKPIAERYDLTIYQLILAATLMHPSIQVAICGIKTPLQIEEAVGAIGKRLSREDYFAVRNTVGPGSPKPPDASGKKK
- a CDS encoding alpha/beta hydrolase, which gives rise to MTWKLPQANESPESVAMKKPTSLIVCTFFCIVFGPALQAADAPIEIPLWPNGLPGGKSVTLEEVWTERPITDGTDTKVDRSVKDISHPTMTVYLPAKPNAQRTSIVILPGGGFSHLAIDKEGHDIARWLNSKGIAGIVVKYRVVHPASGFHVYNASVPDCLRAIRLVRHHAKEWKLDPSNVGVMGFSAGGYLTAAAGTISDDGEVCASDPVQRQSCRPNFMAPIYPLIELDQRIASEASFTERMFGPDSTPDRVAKFSPLKHISESTPPTFLVHANDDNLSSANSARFYLALLDAKIPAELHVYSEGGHGYGIRQRGLPISSWRERMLDWMKLNGFAN